A section of the Girardinichthys multiradiatus isolate DD_20200921_A chromosome 5, DD_fGirMul_XY1, whole genome shotgun sequence genome encodes:
- the krt98 gene encoding keratin 98 isoform X1, whose product MSFSSRPYSQRSVSQKTMSVYGGAGDYGTRISTPLIGHSYYSSRGLDLTDGLDLHVDANEKAMLQNLNDRLASYLEKVRKLEKENERLDRQISEWYMSKTVITHDYSAYLATIANLQDKIRAASTSNAKIYLEIDNSKLAAEDFKMKYENELSMRHAVDSDIAGLRKVLDDLNLNRMDLESQYESLKDELIFLKKNHEEELALLRAHMSGQVNVEVEAPSPVDLNQIMTEIREHYEGVITKNRKELELWYQNKITVVEKDAEVRSTSLEASRLEIKELKSTLQRLQIEQQSHLSMKSSLEATLRETQERYSAQLAGLQSMVTGLEAQMTLLTVSINENNLKYGTLLDLKTRLEAEIVEYRRLLDGEDDRSKQAVITKTIIVQETVVDGKVVTSSKTVDVDVDQV is encoded by the exons ATGTCTTTCAGTTCCAGACCCTACAGCCAGAGGTCCGTCAGCCAGAAGACCATGAGTGTCTATGGTGGTGCAGGGGATTATGGCACCCGCATCTCCACACCGCTGATTGGCCACTCATACTACTCATCAAGAGGTTTAGACCTCACCGACGGGCTTGACCTCCACGTTGATGCCAACGAGAAGGCTATGCTTCAGAACCTGAATGACCGTCTGGCCTCCTATCTGGAGAAGGTGCGCAAGCTGGAGAAGGAGAACGAACGTCTGGATAGGCAGATCAGTGAGTGGTACATGAGCAAAACTGTGATCACCCATGATTACAGTGCCTACTTGGCCACCATCGCAAACCTGCAGGATAAG ATCcgagctgcctccacttccaaCGCTAAGATCTACTTGGAGATTGACAATTCAAAATTGGCCGCTGAGGACTTTAAAATGAA GTATGAGAACGAGCTAAGCATGAGGCATGCTGTAGACAGTGACATCGCTGGACTGAGGAAGGTGCTGGATGATCTCAATCTGAACAGAATGGATCTGGAGAGTCAGTACGAGTCCCTGAAGGACGAGCTCATCTTCTTGAAGAAGAACCATGAAGAG GAACTTGCTCTGCTAAGGGCTCACATGAGCGGCCAGGTTAACGTGGAGGTGGAGGCTCCTTCTCCTGTAGACCTGAACCAGATCATGACAGAGATCAGAGAGCACTACGAGGGTGTTATTACCAAGAACCGCAAGGAGCTGGAGTTGTGGTACCAGAACAAG ATTACAGTGGTGGAGAAGGATGCAGAAGTACGTTCAACCAGTCTTGAGGCATCCCGCCTTGAGATTAAAGAACTGAAGAGCACCCTGCAGAGGCTTCAGATTGAACAGCAGTCCCATCTGAGTATG AAATCATCTCTAGAGGCAACTCTGCGAGAGACTCAGGAACGCTATTCAGCACAGCTGGCAGGTCTCCAGTCCATGGTCACAGGCCTGGAAGCTCAGATGACACTTCTCACCGTCAGCATCAATGAAAACAACCTGAAGTACGGCACACTTCTGGACCTCAAGACCCGTCTGGAGGCAGAAATTGTGGAGTACAGGAGGCTGCTCGATGGGGAGGATGACAG ATCAAAACAAG CAGTGATCACAAAGACCATCATTGTGCAGGAGACAGTTGTGGATGGAAAGGTGGTCACTTCTTCTAAGACGGTGGACGTTGATGTggatcaagtttag
- the krt98 gene encoding keratin 98 isoform X2, with the protein MSFSSRPYSQRSVSQKTMSVYGGAGDYGTRISTPLIGHSYYSSRGLDLTDGLDLHVDANEKAMLQNLNDRLASYLEKVRKLEKENERLDRQISEWYMSKTVITHDYSAYLATIANLQDKIRAASTSNAKIYLEIDNSKLAAEDFKMKYENELSMRHAVDSDIAGLRKVLDDLNLNRMDLESQYESLKDELIFLKKNHEEELALLRAHMSGQVNVEVEAPSPVDLNQIMTEIREHYEGVITKNRKELELWYQNKITVVEKDAEVRSTSLEASRLEIKELKSTLQRLQIEQQSHLSMKSSLEATLRETQERYSAQLAGLQSMVTGLEAQMTLLTVSINENNLKYGTLLDLKTRLEAEIVEYRRLLDGEDDRSKQVITKTIIVQETVVDGKVVTSSKTVDVDVDQV; encoded by the exons ATGTCTTTCAGTTCCAGACCCTACAGCCAGAGGTCCGTCAGCCAGAAGACCATGAGTGTCTATGGTGGTGCAGGGGATTATGGCACCCGCATCTCCACACCGCTGATTGGCCACTCATACTACTCATCAAGAGGTTTAGACCTCACCGACGGGCTTGACCTCCACGTTGATGCCAACGAGAAGGCTATGCTTCAGAACCTGAATGACCGTCTGGCCTCCTATCTGGAGAAGGTGCGCAAGCTGGAGAAGGAGAACGAACGTCTGGATAGGCAGATCAGTGAGTGGTACATGAGCAAAACTGTGATCACCCATGATTACAGTGCCTACTTGGCCACCATCGCAAACCTGCAGGATAAG ATCcgagctgcctccacttccaaCGCTAAGATCTACTTGGAGATTGACAATTCAAAATTGGCCGCTGAGGACTTTAAAATGAA GTATGAGAACGAGCTAAGCATGAGGCATGCTGTAGACAGTGACATCGCTGGACTGAGGAAGGTGCTGGATGATCTCAATCTGAACAGAATGGATCTGGAGAGTCAGTACGAGTCCCTGAAGGACGAGCTCATCTTCTTGAAGAAGAACCATGAAGAG GAACTTGCTCTGCTAAGGGCTCACATGAGCGGCCAGGTTAACGTGGAGGTGGAGGCTCCTTCTCCTGTAGACCTGAACCAGATCATGACAGAGATCAGAGAGCACTACGAGGGTGTTATTACCAAGAACCGCAAGGAGCTGGAGTTGTGGTACCAGAACAAG ATTACAGTGGTGGAGAAGGATGCAGAAGTACGTTCAACCAGTCTTGAGGCATCCCGCCTTGAGATTAAAGAACTGAAGAGCACCCTGCAGAGGCTTCAGATTGAACAGCAGTCCCATCTGAGTATG AAATCATCTCTAGAGGCAACTCTGCGAGAGACTCAGGAACGCTATTCAGCACAGCTGGCAGGTCTCCAGTCCATGGTCACAGGCCTGGAAGCTCAGATGACACTTCTCACCGTCAGCATCAATGAAAACAACCTGAAGTACGGCACACTTCTGGACCTCAAGACCCGTCTGGAGGCAGAAATTGTGGAGTACAGGAGGCTGCTCGATGGGGAGGATGACAG ATCAAAACAAG TGATCACAAAGACCATCATTGTGCAGGAGACAGTTGTGGATGGAAAGGTGGTCACTTCTTCTAAGACGGTGGACGTTGATGTggatcaagtttag